The following coding sequences are from one Panthera leo isolate Ple1 chromosome E1, P.leo_Ple1_pat1.1, whole genome shotgun sequence window:
- the DCAF7 gene encoding DDB1- and CUL4-associated factor 7, translating into MSLHGKRKEIYKYEAPWTVYAMNWSVRPDKRFRLALGSFVEEYNNKVQLVGLDEESSEFICRNTFDHPYPTTKLMWIPDTKGVYPDLLATSGDYLRVWRVGETETRLECLLNNNKNSDFCAPLTSFDWNEVDPYLLGTSSIDTTCTIWGLETGQVLGRVNLVSGHVKTQLIAHDKEVYDIAFSRAGGGRDMFASVGADGSVRMFDLRHLEHSTIIYEDPQHHPLLRLCWNKQDPNYLATMAMDGMEVVILDVRVPCTPVARLNNHRACVNGIAWAPHSSCHICTAADDHQALIWDIQQMPRAIEDPILAYTAEGEINNVQWASTQPDWIAICYNNCLEILRV; encoded by the exons aTGTCCCTGCACGGCAAACGGAAGGAGATCTACAAGTATGAAGCGCCTTGGACCGTCTACGCCATGAACTGGAGCGTGCGGCCCGACAAGCGCTTTCGCCTGGCGCTGGGCAGCTTCGTGGAGGAGTACAACAACAAG GTTCAGCTTGTTGGCTTAGATGAAGAGAGTTCAGAGTTTATTTGTCGAAACACTTTCGACCATCCTTACCCCACCACAAAGCTCATGTGGATCCCAGACACAAAAGGTGTCTATCCAGACTTACTGGCAACAAGTGGCGACTATCTCCGTGTGTGGAGG GTTGGTGAAACAGAAACCCGGCTGGAATGTTTGCTAAACAATAACAAGAACTCCGATTTCTGTGCTCCTCTGACCTCCTTTGACTGGAATGAGGTGGATCCTTATCTGTTAG GTACCTCCAGCATTGATACGACTTGTACCATCTGGGGGCTGGAGACAGGGCAGGTGTTGGGCCGAGTGAATCTTGTGTCTGGTCACGTGAAGACCCAGCTGATCGCGCATGACAAGGAG GTCTATGATATTGCATTTAGTcgggctgggggtggcagggacaTGTTTGCCTCTGTGGGCGCTGATGGCTCCGTGAGGATGTTTGACCTCCGCCATCTAGAACACAGCACCATCATTTATGAAGACCCACAGCATCACCCACTACTTCGGCTCTGCTGGAACAAGCAGGACCCGAATTACCTGGCCACCATGGCCATGGATGGAATGGAG GTAGTGATTCTGGATGTCCGAGTTCCCTGCACACCTGTTGCCAGGTTAAACAACCACCGAGCCTGTGTCAATGGCATTGCTTGGGCCCCGCATTCATCCTGCCACATCTGCACTGCAG CGGATGATCACCAGGCTCTCATCTGGGACATCCAGCAAATGCCCCGGGCCATCGAGGACCCTATCCTGGCCTACACAGCCGAAGGAGAGATCAACAACGTGCAGTGGGCATCGACTCAGCCTGACTGGATTGCCATCTGCTACAACAACTGCCTGGAGATACTCAGAGTGTAG